ATCGCAAGATGCGGATTTTTGTTGTACGAAATAGTAAAAAACCTTACTATAAAAAATCCAAGCCTTGATACTATCACTAATTAAGAATGCGGGGGACGGCAATGGTAAAACATAAAAAAAGTATACTTGTTATTTATAGCCTTATTGCAGTGGGTGTTCTATATTATATAGAGCAGATATTGATTCCTGGATATATAGTAAAATCCATTTCAAAAATTTTGTTATTCTTTGTAGGAAGCAAGTTACTGCAAAGGATGCTAGGAATAAGAAGAGAGAGTATCTCATTATTCAAAGCTAGCGGCATTTCCTTGAGAAAGCTCGTTGTTTTAGGGGCCACCGCTTTTGCGAGCGTGCTTGGAGCGGCAGTGGTTTTGAGTCCGCAAATCAATTTGACAGCAATAAGCGGAGAACTTGAGAATGCACTTCATGTGAATTCGGGGAATTTCATCGCGGTAGGAATATATATAACTATTGTAAACTCAGCACTCGAGGAATTCTTTTTTAGAGGATTTCTATTCATGAATTTGAAAAAAGATTCTCCAAGAGAAAGATTCTTTGCCTATACGTATTCATCGCTGCTTTTTTCATTCTACCATTTGTCCATATTCAGGACATGGTTCGACCCTAGGCTTTTGGCAGTATCTCTTGCAGGGCTTGTGGCGGCTGGAACTTTTTTTAATTATTTGGACGAAAAAAGCGATTCAATACTATATTCATATATAGTGCATGCTTGCGGCGATGCTGCAATAATTTTGATTGGATTAGAAATGTTCGGACTACTGTAGTAAAAAAATATCATATTCCGCCCCAAAAATATACTTGCATACCATTGACAAGATTGTATACAAATATTATAATAAACACATAAAAGATTAAAAAGGGGTGCATATGATGAAAAATGCAAAGAAAACCGTTGACAAGAACAAACTGGAAAACAAAAAATGTGGCGCTATTACTTGCATACACAATGTAAACAACAAGTGCAATCTGACTTATTGTGATTTTTGTGAAAGATATATCGACAAGGAATATTAGGAATAAACAATAAATAGAAGCCTTCGGTCTGTAAATTGCTGCAGACACGGAGGCTTTTTGTGTTATGTGAATGAATGAACTGGAAGAAAGAACAATTGAAATTGCGTAGAGGCTTAATATATAGTAAAATCAAATGTAATGAGGAATGATTTTGTTTTTGAAAGTTTTGTTTGGTTTTTTGCCAATTGAAAAGGAATTCAATTTTGGGGGAGGGAAAGCTTTTGTCACTTTCTATTGAAAAGAAATACAGGAAAGACGGAAATGTATGGGATGTAAAAATTTCGGGGGAAGTGGACATATACACTTCCGACAAAATGAATGAAACGCTTAACGGAATGGTAGAAGAAAAAAATGCGGAGATTCAGATTGATTGCAAGGATCTTTCTTACATCGACAGTAGTGGATTAGGTGTGTTGATTGGGGTGCTCAAGAAACTCAAGGAAAATAACAAGAATCTTGTTGTATTGAATGCCAGATCAAATATTGTTAAACTGCTTAGCATTACTGGGCTTGATAAAATTTTTA
This Peptostreptococcaceae bacterium DNA region includes the following protein-coding sequences:
- a CDS encoding CPBP family intramembrane metalloprotease, yielding MVKHKKSILVIYSLIAVGVLYYIEQILIPGYIVKSISKILLFFVGSKLLQRMLGIRRESISLFKASGISLRKLVVLGATAFASVLGAAVVLSPQINLTAISGELENALHVNSGNFIAVGIYITIVNSALEEFFFRGFLFMNLKKDSPRERFFAYTYSSLLFSFYHLSIFRTWFDPRLLAVSLAGLVAAGTFFNYLDEKSDSILYSYIVHACGDAAIILIGLEMFGLL
- a CDS encoding STAS domain-containing protein, translated to MSLSIEKKYRKDGNVWDVKISGEVDIYTSDKMNETLNGMVEEKNAEIQIDCKDLSYIDSSGLGVLIGVLKKLKENNKNLVVLNARSNIVKLLSITGLDKIFIIREN